In Aciduliprofundum sp. MAR08-339, a single window of DNA contains:
- a CDS encoding 50S ribosomal protein L2, with the protein MGKRIIPQRRGRGTSRYRAPSHRYAGKPVNPKVDSAVGIVREIFHDPGHTTPLAEVVLDNGEKYLMLAHLGMYEGQEIQIGEGAEIRPGNILPLGSIPEGVPIYNIEAQPGDGGKYIRSGGSYAQIVTHGLKTTVQMPSGEFKLFDPRCRATIGIVAGGGRKEKPMLKAGKVYHAWRSKARKYVQVRGVAMNAVNHPHGGGNHQHVGRPSTVSRNAPPGRKVGRLSPKKKKRKR; encoded by the coding sequence ATGGGTAAGAGAATAATTCCACAGAGAAGAGGTCGCGGAACCTCTCGATACCGTGCTCCCAGTCATAGGTACGCAGGTAAGCCTGTAAATCCGAAGGTTGATAGTGCGGTGGGGATTGTGAGGGAAATATTCCACGATCCAGGTCACACAACTCCGCTTGCAGAGGTTGTTCTTGATAATGGTGAAAAGTACCTTATGCTTGCCCATCTGGGTATGTACGAGGGTCAGGAAATTCAGATTGGTGAAGGTGCAGAGATCAGGCCCGGAAACATTCTACCACTGGGCAGCATACCGGAGGGTGTGCCCATATACAACATAGAGGCCCAGCCCGGAGATGGTGGTAAGTACATTCGCTCCGGTGGTTCCTACGCTCAAATTGTTACCCATGGTCTAAAGACCACGGTTCAGATGCCATCCGGAGAGTTCAAACTCTTTGACCCAAGATGCAGGGCCACCATAGGCATAGTTGCAGGTGGTGGGCGCAAGGAAAAACCCATGCTCAAGGCTGGAAAGGTTTATCATGCATGGCGCTCAAAGGCCAGAAAGTATGTTCAGGTTCGCGGTGTTGCAATGAATGCTGTGAACCATCCCCATGGAGGAGGGAACCATCAGCATGTTGGTAGACCCAGCACTGTGAGCAGGAATGCTCCACCTGGGCGTAAGGTTGGAAGATTATCACCCAAAAAGAAGAAGAGGAAGAGGTGA
- a CDS encoding 50S ribosomal protein L6, translating to MPVADIVKHEIEVPEGVDVRLEGFNLHVKGPLGEMTREFKHTRVKMSIQDGKVVVYCPLPKKKEYAMAGTWKAHVQNMIKGVTEGFEYHLKILYAHFPMKVTVKGDKVVIENFLGERAPRYADIFGDSKVEVKGDTIIVKSINKEHAGQTAANIERATRVKNRDPRVFQDGIYIVKKG from the coding sequence ATGCCCGTTGCAGATATTGTTAAGCATGAAATCGAAGTTCCCGAGGGAGTTGATGTTAGGCTCGAGGGATTCAACCTTCATGTCAAGGGTCCTCTGGGCGAGATGACCAGAGAATTCAAGCATACAAGGGTGAAGATGAGCATTCAGGATGGCAAGGTTGTGGTATACTGCCCCTTACCTAAGAAGAAGGAATACGCTATGGCCGGCACCTGGAAGGCTCATGTGCAGAATATGATAAAGGGTGTTACCGAAGGATTTGAGTATCATCTGAAGATTCTCTACGCTCACTTCCCCATGAAGGTTACAGTGAAGGGTGATAAGGTCGTTATAGAAAACTTCCTTGGTGAAAGGGCTCCGAGATATGCAGATATATTTGGAGACTCCAAGGTTGAGGTTAAGGGAGATACAATAATTGTGAAAAGCATAAATAAGGAGCATGCGGGACAGACCGCCGCAAATATAGAGAGGGCCACAAGGGTGAAGAATAGGGATCCTCGTGTGTTCCAGGATGGAATATACATTGTAAAGAAGGGGTGA
- a CDS encoding 50S ribosomal protein L5: MKEEKMKNPMRDIVIDKVVINMGVGEAGEKLRRAQKVIDLLTHRKPVQAEAKKTIRDFNIRKGLPIGLKVTLRGKEAEDFLRRALWVKDFKVPNYSFDSNGNLNFGISDYTEFEGMKYDPEIGIFGMDISVVFRRRGGYRIARRRIKKKKIPIRHRVTREETMQFMRENFNLNILEVE, translated from the coding sequence ATGAAGGAGGAGAAGATGAAGAACCCAATGAGGGACATAGTCATAGACAAGGTAGTCATTAATATGGGTGTTGGAGAGGCAGGCGAGAAACTTCGCAGGGCACAGAAGGTCATAGATCTGCTCACCCACAGAAAACCTGTGCAGGCGGAGGCAAAGAAGACCATAAGGGACTTCAACATAAGAAAGGGCTTACCCATCGGGCTAAAGGTTACCCTTCGGGGAAAGGAGGCCGAAGACTTCCTTCGCCGTGCCCTGTGGGTTAAAGACTTCAAGGTTCCAAATTACTCATTTGATTCAAACGGGAATCTTAATTTTGGTATATCAGATTACACGGAGTTTGAGGGAATGAAATACGATCCAGAGATAGGCATATTCGGTATGGACATAAGTGTGGTTTTCAGAAGAAGGGGCGGCTACAGAATTGCAAGAAGGAGAATCAAAAAGAAGAAGATACCGATTAGGCACAGAGTCACTCGGGAGGAGACCATGCAGTTCATGCGTGAGAACTTCAATCTCAACATTCTGGAGGTGGAATGA
- a CDS encoding 50S ribosomal protein L32e produces the protein MVKLKPKLSDEERRLLKIRNELNRKRPWFRRQEWFRYKRLGDAWRRPKGKHSKMREHKGYRPPVVDSGYRGPKKVRGLHPSGFREVLVYNPRELEGINPEREAIRIASRVGVRKRMEIEKKAKEMNIRVLNPMLRGD, from the coding sequence ATGGTCAAGTTGAAGCCAAAACTGAGTGATGAGGAAAGACGACTTCTCAAAATTCGCAATGAACTGAATCGTAAGCGCCCTTGGTTCAGGAGGCAGGAATGGTTTAGGTACAAGAGATTGGGTGATGCCTGGCGCAGACCAAAGGGTAAGCACTCCAAGATGAGGGAGCATAAGGGTTATCGTCCTCCTGTGGTTGATTCGGGTTATCGTGGCCCCAAGAAGGTTCGTGGTCTCCACCCATCTGGGTTCAGGGAGGTACTCGTTTACAATCCAAGGGAACTTGAAGGTATAAATCCAGAGAGGGAGGCTATAAGAATAGCGAGCAGAGTGGGTGTCAGAAAGAGAATGGAAATAGAAAAGAAGGCCAAGGAGATGAACATTAGGGTGCTCAATCCGATGCTCAGGGGTGATTGA
- a CDS encoding 30S ribosomal protein S14 — MVRVKLRPKKKFGRSEGCVRCGRKRGLIRRYGLRLCRQCFREVAYELGFRKYS, encoded by the coding sequence ATGGTTCGTGTCAAGCTCAGACCAAAGAAGAAGTTTGGACGAAGCGAGGGATGTGTTCGCTGTGGAAGGAAGAGAGGGTTGATAAGGAGATATGGTCTAAGACTCTGTAGGCAATGCTTCCGAGAGGTTGCCTACGAGCTTGGATTCAGAAAGTATTCTTGA
- a CDS encoding 50S ribosomal protein L19e: protein MDVKFQRRLAADILKCGEERVWMDPNALDEIKEAVTREDIKMLIKRGLIKKKQKRGTSRVRANYIKAQKEKGLRKGPGSRKGKKYARYPRKRRWIKTIRPIRATLKDLRDSGKIDRHTYRRFYRLAKGGTFKSRNHLLIHLKSEGYLKEE from the coding sequence ATGGATGTTAAGTTTCAGCGAAGACTTGCGGCTGACATATTGAAATGCGGAGAAGAGCGTGTTTGGATGGACCCCAATGCCCTTGATGAGATAAAGGAAGCGGTGACTCGAGAGGATATCAAGATGCTCATAAAAAGAGGGCTCATAAAGAAGAAACAGAAACGTGGCACCTCCCGTGTGAGGGCCAATTATATAAAGGCCCAGAAAGAGAAAGGCCTGAGAAAGGGTCCAGGTTCCAGAAAGGGTAAAAAATATGCAAGGTATCCTCGTAAGAGGAGGTGGATCAAGACAATAAGGCCAATAAGGGCTACCCTGAAGGATCTCCGTGATTCTGGGAAAATTGACAGGCACACATACAGGCGCTTTTACAGGCTCGCGAAGGGTGGCACGTTTAAGAGCAGAAATCACCTTCTCATACATCTCAAGTCTGAGGGCTATCTCAAGGAGGAATGA
- a CDS encoding 30S ribosomal protein S4e has translation MSDHVKRLAAPRVWPIVRKKYTFAPKISPGPHPAERAVPMLIVLRDMLKLANNRREAKKILNSRKIKVDGRVVTDIKFPIGFMDVITIDDMDKNYRAVYDIYGNLRIVEIPKDNAEWKLVRIEDKHIVPGGKIQLNLHDGRNILLDENKYHTKDVLKIKVPTQEIIAHYPMAEGSVAIIIGGKHRGRVAHIKEYVVVRGPQDNMVKFEEGFEVNSRNVFVIGVGKPEITIPEVSAL, from the coding sequence ATGAGTGATCATGTTAAGAGACTTGCGGCGCCCAGGGTGTGGCCCATTGTGAGGAAGAAATACACCTTTGCTCCCAAGATCTCTCCGGGTCCACATCCCGCTGAAAGGGCAGTGCCCATGCTCATCGTTCTTAGGGACATGCTTAAACTGGCCAACAACAGAAGGGAAGCCAAGAAGATTCTCAACTCCAGGAAGATAAAGGTGGACGGGCGTGTGGTCACAGATATAAAGTTTCCCATAGGGTTTATGGATGTTATAACCATTGATGATATGGATAAGAATTACAGGGCGGTTTACGATATTTACGGCAATCTGCGTATAGTTGAGATACCCAAGGACAATGCAGAATGGAAACTCGTGAGGATAGAAGACAAGCATATTGTTCCTGGAGGCAAGATACAGCTCAATTTGCATGATGGCAGAAACATACTTCTTGATGAGAACAAGTACCACACCAAGGATGTTCTCAAAATAAAGGTTCCAACTCAGGAGATAATTGCCCACTATCCGATGGCTGAGGGAAGCGTAGCTATTATAATTGGTGGAAAGCATCGCGGTAGAGTTGCCCACATAAAGGAATATGTCGTTGTCAGAGGTCCCCAGGATAATATGGTCAAGTTTGAGGAAGGATTTGAGGTTAATAGTCGCAACGTCTTTGTTATTGGCGTAGGCAAGCCAGAGATCACTATACCAGAGGTGAGCGCCCTATGA
- a CDS encoding 50S ribosomal protein L18 gives MARNAVYRVKMRRRREGKTDYRKRLAYLKSGKPRAVVRKTLRYVIVQIVGYHEDGDRILVGVTSAHLKNYGWTGSFKNTPAAYLTGFLAGKLALKRGIDEAILDIGLQSPVKGSRVFAALKGMVDAGLDIPHSDEIYPDDSRIRGEHISEDVAKMFDEVKAKIMEV, from the coding sequence ATGGCAAGAAATGCAGTATATAGGGTCAAGATGCGCAGAAGGCGGGAAGGTAAGACGGATTACAGGAAGAGGCTTGCCTATCTCAAATCCGGCAAGCCCAGAGCCGTTGTAAGGAAAACTCTGCGCTATGTGATTGTTCAGATTGTTGGATACCATGAGGATGGAGATAGGATTCTTGTGGGTGTAACATCAGCCCATCTGAAAAATTACGGGTGGACAGGGTCGTTTAAGAACACTCCTGCTGCGTATCTCACAGGATTTCTGGCAGGCAAACTTGCTCTAAAGAGGGGTATTGATGAAGCCATTTTGGATATTGGATTGCAGAGTCCTGTAAAGGGATCAAGGGTATTTGCTGCTCTAAAGGGAATGGTTGATGCGGGCCTTGATATTCCTCACAGCGATGAGATTTATCCTGATGATTCAAGGATTAGGGGAGAACACATATCAGAGGATGTGGCAAAGATGTTTGATGAAGTTAAAGCCAAGATAATGGAGGTATGA
- a CDS encoding uL15m family ribosomal protein: MARKKSRKMRGSNTYGHGRKGRRGAGRKGGRGYAGLGKHHWSFALKHPEFLWGNHGFTSHHPKEEIETINIGVLNENLDALVKQGIAKLNEDVYEVDLSALGIKKLLGSGKVTKKIRVKVKYASSNAVEKIEDVGGEVIYE; encoded by the coding sequence ATGGCAAGGAAGAAATCAAGAAAAATGAGAGGCTCAAATACCTACGGCCATGGGCGCAAGGGTAGAAGAGGCGCTGGTCGCAAGGGTGGCCGAGGATACGCAGGTCTTGGTAAACATCATTGGAGTTTTGCCCTAAAACATCCGGAGTTTCTGTGGGGTAACCATGGATTCACCTCCCATCATCCAAAGGAGGAAATTGAAACTATAAATATAGGGGTGCTCAACGAGAATTTAGATGCCCTCGTGAAGCAAGGTATTGCGAAGTTGAACGAGGATGTTTACGAAGTTGACCTAAGTGCCCTGGGTATAAAGAAACTTCTTGGAAGTGGAAAGGTCACCAAGAAGATCAGGGTTAAGGTTAAATATGCATCTTCTAATGCCGTAGAAAAAATAGAAGATGTGGGTGGTGAAGTGATCTATGAGTGA
- a CDS encoding 50S ribosomal protein L14, whose product MKGIAGRQTRGLPTGARLICADNTGAKEVEIIQVLKYHSVARKYPSAGVGDMVIVSVKKGSPDMRKKVFPAVIVRQRRPFRRADGTWVQFEDNAAVIVTPTGETKGSEIKGPVAREAAERWPRIAAIASIIV is encoded by the coding sequence GTGAAGGGAATTGCTGGCAGACAGACTCGTGGATTGCCCACAGGGGCAAGATTGATATGTGCGGATAATACCGGTGCGAAGGAAGTTGAAATAATTCAGGTTCTCAAATATCATAGTGTTGCAAGAAAATACCCCTCTGCGGGAGTTGGAGATATGGTGATTGTCAGCGTTAAGAAGGGCAGTCCAGATATGCGTAAGAAGGTTTTTCCTGCAGTCATAGTGAGACAGCGCAGGCCATTCAGAAGGGCAGACGGCACATGGGTTCAGTTCGAGGATAATGCTGCGGTTATAGTGACTCCCACAGGTGAAACCAAGGGCTCCGAAATAAAGGGTCCTGTGGCGAGAGAAGCGGCTGAAAGATGGCCGAGAATAGCTGCAATAGCCAGCATAATTGTGTGA
- a CDS encoding 30S ribosomal protein S8: MQNDPLSDALSRINNAAMAGRREVIIRPASKLIGRVLKIMQDHAYIEEFEYIENGRGGIFKVRLGPSINKCGAIKPRFSVKRDEMEKFESRYLPAQDFGILIVTTNKGVMTHTDAKKMGVGGKLLAYVY, translated from the coding sequence ATGCAGAATGATCCACTGAGTGATGCTCTGTCGCGTATAAACAACGCGGCCATGGCGGGCAGGAGAGAGGTGATAATAAGGCCAGCATCCAAGTTGATAGGCAGGGTGCTTAAGATTATGCAGGACCATGCTTACATTGAGGAATTTGAATACATAGAGAATGGGCGGGGAGGTATCTTCAAGGTTAGACTTGGGCCTTCCATAAACAAATGTGGAGCCATAAAGCCAAGGTTCTCCGTAAAGCGTGATGAGATGGAAAAATTCGAGTCCAGATATCTTCCAGCCCAGGATTTCGGCATATTGATAGTGACCACAAACAAGGGTGTGATGACCCATACAGATGCAAAGAAGATGGGAGTTGGAGGAAAACTCCTGGCCTATGTGTACTGA
- a CDS encoding ribonuclease P protein subunit: protein MRTRKNIAMHELIGLQAEVKDSTNPNQIGLSGRIVDETYHMLVIEKNGKRKMITKKGARFGVWLTDEYVTLNGDRINYRPHERIKKLMRRRIK, encoded by the coding sequence ATGAGAACAAGGAAAAATATTGCCATGCATGAGTTGATAGGTCTCCAAGCGGAGGTTAAGGATTCAACCAATCCAAATCAGATTGGACTCTCCGGAAGGATAGTTGATGAGACCTACCACATGCTGGTTATTGAAAAGAATGGGAAGAGGAAGATGATAACGAAGAAAGGAGCGAGATTTGGAGTATGGCTCACCGATGAGTATGTTACGCTAAATGGAGATAGAATAAATTACAGGCCTCATGAAAGAATTAAAAAACTTATGAGGAGGAGAATAAAATGA
- a CDS encoding 50S ribosomal protein L22, with the protein MPYSMKVEGDKYAKSFGRDLPISLKDSVNLCRALKGMRLEDAKDYLEDIIKKKRAVPYFRYLDSVSHRRGIGPGRYPVKEAKYILKVLENAEANAEDKDLDTDNLYIMHIAANKGEVYKRYVPRAMGRSVELRRERVHIEVILEERTPEEE; encoded by the coding sequence ATGCCTTACAGTATGAAGGTTGAAGGTGACAAATACGCAAAATCCTTTGGCAGGGATCTGCCCATATCGCTGAAGGATTCGGTAAATCTTTGCCGTGCCCTGAAGGGTATGAGGTTGGAGGATGCCAAGGATTACCTTGAGGATATAATAAAGAAAAAACGTGCAGTGCCGTATTTCAGGTACCTTGATTCTGTATCTCATCGCCGTGGTATTGGTCCTGGCAGGTATCCTGTAAAGGAGGCGAAGTATATATTGAAAGTGCTTGAAAATGCGGAGGCAAATGCCGAGGATAAGGATCTTGACACAGATAATCTCTACATTATGCACATTGCAGCCAATAAGGGTGAAGTCTATAAGAGGTACGTTCCTCGGGCCATGGGCCGTTCTGTGGAGCTTCGCAGAGAGCGCGTTCATATTGAGGTGATCCTTGAGGAAAGGACTCCTGAGGAGGAATAA
- a CDS encoding 30S ribosomal protein S5 yields the protein MDWEPKTRLGKLVYEGKITNMSQALRSNLPLREPEIVDVLLPDLKEEVIDVRMVQRMTDSGRRTKFSVMVAVGNGDGFVGIGKAKAKEVGAAIRKAIEVAKLNIIEIKRGCGSWECGCGMPHSIPFKVTGKCGSVRVTLKPAPKGVGLAVGDVAKTILTLAGVKDVWGFTQGHTKTTVNYAVATFDALKQTTIVRVNPRLIMPIYKGGVEDVRSGQS from the coding sequence ATGGACTGGGAACCAAAAACAAGGCTTGGAAAACTCGTTTACGAGGGAAAGATCACCAACATGTCCCAGGCATTGAGAAGCAATTTGCCTCTAAGAGAGCCTGAGATAGTGGATGTACTTCTTCCTGACCTCAAGGAGGAAGTGATTGATGTTCGTATGGTTCAGAGAATGACTGATAGCGGTAGAAGAACAAAGTTCTCGGTTATGGTTGCTGTTGGAAATGGTGATGGTTTTGTGGGTATTGGCAAGGCAAAGGCCAAGGAGGTAGGTGCAGCCATAAGAAAGGCAATTGAGGTTGCAAAATTGAACATAATTGAGATAAAGAGAGGCTGCGGTTCTTGGGAATGCGGTTGCGGTATGCCACATTCTATACCTTTCAAGGTAACTGGCAAATGCGGATCTGTCCGTGTAACTCTCAAACCTGCACCAAAGGGTGTTGGTCTTGCGGTGGGGGATGTTGCAAAGACCATATTGACTTTGGCAGGAGTTAAGGATGTTTGGGGCTTTACCCAGGGCCATACGAAGACGACTGTTAATTACGCTGTGGCAACCTTTGATGCACTTAAGCAAACCACGATTGTTAGGGTAAATCCGAGATTGATAATGCCAATCTACAAAGGAGGTGTGGAAGATGTACGCAGTGGTCAGAGTTAG
- a CDS encoding 50S ribosomal protein L30 has product MYAVVRVRGRTGVRKDIADTLKMLNLTRINHCVLVPDTPAYRGMLQKVKDYVTWGEIDEETLLKLIRLKGRLYGDKPITDEYVKETMGFDDLETLVRAIIEGKVLYKDIPNVKPVFRLHPPLKGWEKTKRHFTEGGALGYRGDRINALINRMFGPGVE; this is encoded by the coding sequence ATGTACGCAGTGGTCAGAGTTAGAGGCCGTACAGGTGTTAGGAAGGATATCGCAGACACTCTGAAAATGCTCAATTTAACTCGTATAAATCACTGTGTTCTTGTACCAGATACTCCTGCATATCGGGGTATGCTTCAGAAGGTCAAGGACTATGTGACATGGGGTGAGATTGACGAGGAGACTTTGCTGAAATTGATTCGTCTAAAAGGCCGTCTGTATGGGGACAAACCCATAACGGATGAATATGTGAAGGAGACCATGGGCTTTGATGATCTTGAGACTCTTGTTAGGGCCATTATAGAGGGAAAGGTGCTTTACAAGGACATTCCCAATGTAAAACCTGTTTTCAGGTTGCATCCTCCATTGAAGGGCTGGGAGAAGACCAAGAGGCACTTTACAGAAGGGGGTGCACTTGGATACAGGGGAGACAGAATCAATGCCCTGATCAATAGAATGTTTGGACCGGGGGTGGAATGA
- a CDS encoding 30S ribosomal protein S3 → MDERKFVKESVNRLLMKEYLMKETAMAGFGGLEIQRTPLGTRIVLEVERPGMVIGRKGAKIKELTDRLQQDFGVENPTIEVKESDNPYLNAQIMAQKLAMALERGWHFRRAGHSTLRRIMEAGAKGAQIIIAGKLTGDRARTEKFMAGTIKYNGKPVELVRFGYATAKTKPGIIGVTVKIMPPDAKLPDEINIIPPSEEEPVQEVQMEQKEENESKDVKEEVKENAQGTEGKADKGNES, encoded by the coding sequence ATGGATGAGAGAAAATTTGTGAAGGAGAGCGTTAATCGCCTGCTTATGAAGGAGTACCTTATGAAGGAAACCGCCATGGCGGGATTTGGGGGGCTTGAGATACAGCGTACGCCCCTGGGTACCAGAATAGTCCTTGAGGTTGAGCGCCCAGGAATGGTTATAGGAAGGAAAGGTGCCAAAATAAAGGAACTCACCGATAGGCTTCAGCAGGATTTTGGTGTTGAGAATCCAACCATTGAGGTAAAAGAGAGTGATAATCCCTACCTGAATGCTCAGATAATGGCTCAAAAACTTGCAATGGCCCTTGAGCGTGGCTGGCATTTCAGACGTGCCGGGCACTCAACACTGAGGCGCATAATGGAAGCTGGGGCCAAGGGTGCCCAGATCATAATCGCAGGAAAATTGACTGGAGATAGGGCCAGAACGGAAAAGTTCATGGCGGGCACCATAAAGTACAATGGAAAGCCTGTGGAACTTGTTAGATTCGGATATGCCACTGCAAAGACCAAGCCCGGTATAATTGGAGTTACTGTTAAGATAATGCCACCGGATGCAAAATTGCCCGATGAGATCAACATTATCCCTCCAAGCGAAGAGGAGCCAGTGCAGGAAGTTCAGATGGAACAGAAGGAGGAAAATGAAAGTAAGGATGTTAAGGAAGAGGTGAAGGAAAATGCCCAAGGAACTGAAGGCAAGGCAGATAAGGGAAATGAGTCCTGA
- a CDS encoding 30S ribosomal protein S19: MAKMRKISAKAARRRKRKTRKLVMGRMKEFSYRGYSLEELQRMSWDEFAELLPARARRTLKRGWDEERMKAVRKIINSDGKVVRTHRRDLIILPQFVGKRVAVHNGKEFVEVDIKPEMIGHYLGEFALTRKEVKHSGPGVGATRSSKFVPLK, encoded by the coding sequence ATGGCTAAAATGAGAAAAATCAGCGCCAAGGCGGCTAGAAGGAGAAAGAGGAAGACGAGAAAACTGGTAATGGGGAGAATGAAAGAGTTCTCCTACAGGGGGTATTCTCTTGAAGAGCTGCAGAGGATGAGTTGGGACGAATTTGCCGAACTCCTTCCCGCCAGGGCTAGAAGAACTTTGAAACGTGGATGGGATGAAGAGCGCATGAAGGCTGTACGCAAGATAATCAACTCGGATGGTAAAGTTGTTAGGACACATCGGAGGGATCTCATAATTCTTCCACAGTTCGTTGGAAAGCGTGTTGCTGTCCATAATGGTAAGGAATTTGTTGAAGTTGACATCAAGCCAGAGATGATAGGTCATTATCTTGGAGAGTTTGCACTTACAAGGAAGGAGGTTAAGCACAGCGGTCCAGGTGTGGGAGCAACCCGCAGTTCCAAGTTCGTGCCGCTGAAGTGA
- the rpmC gene encoding 50S ribosomal protein L29, whose protein sequence is MPKELKARQIREMSPEERVKKLGELREELMHELGVSAMGGAPPNPGKIKSLRKQIARILTVMNE, encoded by the coding sequence ATGCCCAAGGAACTGAAGGCAAGGCAGATAAGGGAAATGAGTCCTGAAGAGCGAGTCAAAAAATTGGGAGAACTTCGCGAGGAACTCATGCATGAGCTTGGAGTGAGCGCCATGGGTGGAGCTCCACCCAATCCTGGAAAGATAAAGAGTTTGAGAAAGCAAATTGCAAGGATACTCACGGTGATGAACGAATGA
- a CDS encoding 30S ribosomal protein S17, translating into MIRDIGVDAKPPEKECNDPFCPWHGHLKVRGQIVEGVVISDKMNNTVVVEREYLRYVPKYERYEKRRSRYHVHNPPCIDAKVGDHVRFMECRPLSKTVSFVIIEKIER; encoded by the coding sequence ATGATAAGGGATATTGGAGTTGATGCAAAGCCGCCAGAAAAGGAGTGCAATGACCCATTTTGCCCTTGGCATGGCCATCTGAAGGTCAGAGGGCAGATCGTAGAGGGTGTGGTCATATCCGATAAGATGAATAACACTGTGGTTGTTGAGAGGGAATATCTTCGCTATGTGCCCAAGTATGAGAGATATGAGAAGAGGCGCAGCAGGTACCATGTGCACAATCCACCCTGTATAGATGCCAAGGTTGGTGATCATGTGCGATTTATGGAGTGCAGACCCCTCAGCAAGACTGTAAGTTTCGTCATCATTGAGAAGATTGAGAGGTGA
- the rplX gene encoding 50S ribosomal protein L24, translating into MVSYLPRKQRKMLYQAPKHRRQKMMKAHLSDELFGKYGLRSLTVRKGDVVRVMRGKFKGHEGKVVEVNLKNMRVAVEGVTVRKVDNKAVQYWIHPSNLMLVKLDLSDPRRKDKIFKLAEQKRGVSLEELEAGIEEETVEEAVDEEVENEEEENEEEVNENE; encoded by the coding sequence ATGGTATCATATTTACCAAGGAAGCAAAGAAAAATGCTGTACCAGGCTCCTAAGCATAGGAGGCAGAAGATGATGAAGGCGCATCTCAGTGACGAACTATTTGGAAAATACGGACTTAGAAGCCTTACTGTGAGAAAGGGTGATGTTGTGCGTGTTATGCGTGGTAAGTTCAAGGGTCATGAGGGGAAGGTCGTGGAGGTAAATCTCAAGAACATGCGCGTTGCAGTTGAGGGAGTTACCGTTCGTAAGGTGGATAACAAGGCAGTCCAGTACTGGATTCACCCATCAAATCTCATGCTTGTCAAACTGGATCTCAGCGATCCGAGGAGAAAGGATAAGATTTTCAAACTTGCCGAACAGAAGAGGGGAGTTTCCTTGGAGGAACTTGAGGCAGGTATTGAGGAAGAGACTGTAGAAGAGGCCGTTGATGAAGAAGTGGAGAATGAGGAAGAGGAAAATGAAGAAGAGGTGAATGAGAATGAGTGA